DNA sequence from the Glycine soja cultivar W05 chromosome 18, ASM419377v2, whole genome shotgun sequence genome:
agataaatatactataaattatttagttaaataaaaatttggttTAGAAGCATaggttaaaaagaaaacaaaataaaagattgGTAGGGCATGTACAGCTATTATTAAGATCATAAACAAACATAATGATGTTGAAGTTGGTGTATAACTTTTTGGAATGTCGTATGTGTAACAGTAGAACTGAGGAAGAAAAAGCTTATATCATAAGGGCAAACGCTGACATGATCCAATAATTTTCCATGTGGCCACTGGCTAATGGCACTATCATCATTATTACCTCAAGCTAGGATGACCTTTTCTTCCTTGTAATTTTTCTTACCATGCGCTTTGGTTTGAgttccatttctttttcttttgtttggtcATAGTGTGTATAGGGATTTGAATGTTGGTGTGCTCTATTGGCACAAACAAGTGTGGAGCTTTGAAATATTCGGGGTTTCATCTGTTTGACTAGTATAGCAGTATAGCTTAGCAAGCATTAGTGCTCGTTCAATTTGGAgtatatacaaattaatttttatatgtaaaattattacaaacaaTTTAGCttttatatgtaaatttatcttcttttttggaGTGGATGTGTAACGAAAGtataagatgaagaaaatatgtcaggcaattgttttaaaatcaaaatttcccccgaaaataaaaacatttttgatCATTTGATAGTTATCACTAATAGtctataagaaaaagaaaaaatcagttGGCATTGCAAGATTTTGTACTAGCAGAGACAAAGGTGTGAGGCATCTCAACTGCTAATACAATGCACAAATGTATATATACTCTGCACATTTCATattcaaactaaaaattaaGCAATGGATGATATTCTATTCAAATGCAGAATGGAGTTGCTAAAACAAGTGATGTTcctaaaaaaaagggaaaattcaACCGGCATTGGATTGTGTATGACTCGATGCTTTCTTCTGCATAGCAGCATGCTTTTGTCCTGCAAGATGATAGTTATAAACCGTCTCACTATTACACACCACGTTACATATAGCACATATCTTAACTGCTGAAGCTGCTGCCCCACCCATAAgaactttcattttctttttctccaaaTCCTCTGCagtttcaactttttttctcttactCTTATTCCCACTGATGGATTTGCCCTTATCATCCGGTAATTGGGGTCCTATTAGAGGCTTAGATGACCCAGATGGTTGAACTTGGGTAGGTGTCAATGATTCCCTTAGTTTCTCCACGTTCTTCTTGTGCTTCTTTCCTAATTTATGCTGGTCCAGCACTTCCTTGCCGGTGCATTCTATCTTGCAAACTTCGCAAAATGCAGGTTGCACAACCTTagttttcttttggtttttcttagGTGTTCCATTGACATGAGGTTGAGTTGTGGTATTTGTCCACCACAAAGAGCTAGGATTTGCCATAGCCAACTGTTCTGAGCCATTGGGTGGCAAAGAGATGCCCTGCATGTTTGTATGGATTTATTTCCAACTCAAGATAGTACACAatgcaattaaaacaaaaaagatgaatggagcaTACAGGACTTGCATACAACCATTATATGAACTTCAATATACTATTCAAATCCTCaaccaaacaattttaaaaacaattgatACAATCAAAACCCAGAGTCCAGTCAAGGATGTTTTTAGCAGTTGTAAGCACTTGTTCAGTGTTTACCAATCAGATTTCAAATGCATGATGAATGTAGAGGAAATTACtgagataataatttataaaagataatgCACAATTGCACATAATGAATTTTTAGCATAATGCTTCTAATAATAGCATAGGcataatgatttgaaaatgtcatAAGTTACTACTCCAATCCAAGTACTGGTCAGACTTGTtcactttcattttcatttcctttATCTTGTAGAGTTTATTCAGGTAAACTTTTCAAtggaaaaactgaaaataatacGGGTCAATGACACAAGAGAAGCGCAATGAATTGCCAAATAAAGTTCATAGTAACTGGAAACCTATAGGCAACTTGAATAAATTCAAAATCACCATCCACTCAATTTcagaaatatttaatagaatGGAATTTTACATTCCTTTAAATTTGTTGCATACATGCTTAACTTCAGATAATTAAGAGAGAAAGCTAGCTGATATCTAGATAACATACTGTGTTTATTTGATCCATACTAAACGAAAACAATTGGATATCATAATGCCAAGGTCCTAAAACTTTAATGCATGTCACTACCCAAATATAGAGGATCCATATTAGTAAGAGTATGCTCGCATACGAGGAACTAATCTTGACATATAATCATGAGTGGATGTCAAGATTAGATTCAAGTAAAAGAAAGGTGACTATTTATGTATGGTTGCATGGTCATCAACATCTAATGGTCATCGTAGAAAAATATGAAGAGATATAATAAGCATGTCAAAGCATCCAAATGACCAActctataaattcaaaatattagcaaaattttgttttcctgattttaataaaaattcaagGTTTCCATTAGCatctaagaagaagaaaaaaatgggtAAAAAACAACTGGAAGGAAAAAGTTAGGAACATAGATTTCTAGAACAGAGCAGTTCAATAAAATCATTAAACCAGGTTCCTCTCAATTGGAATATGGTATCCACGGAATTCTATATGGATTCTGCCTCCCTAActccaaagaaaataaaagcaacACAGAGTCATACACCATTTATCAGGCCCACACTACGAGCAAAGCAATCCTCACTAACAACATATCAATTTCCCACAATCCTTCAACCAGCTACCACCAGGCAAGAACATGATCATTTCAATCTTGATTTTTAGCTACTTCATCAAACTACTTTGAATACACaagcaaagttttaaaaaacaatcTGCCACCACAATTTTGGCCGCAGCAACGTCAAGGATTTTGGGGTCTCCGCCACCTCAACACAACCACAGTCGTGGCCGTATTTGTCCACAATTCCCCACAATATTCAATGATCGCAATGGTGACGAAGCCACAATCGtgactgcaatttaaaaccttgtaaACAAGATAGAACTGTCAAGGGAACCAATTTCACAAGCACAGTTATAAGCCCATCCCTATGCATAAGAAGAATCAAACACATGCCCAAAAGTTATCTAATTCCAAACCCTTGCCTCAATCACAATCAGTGTCAAAAAAATCGAAACTTTagcctaaaatataaaaagaaacagCGACTTACAGGTGCATAAAGAGTAGGGTCAGTACCAAATTGCCTAACAGCCTCTCTGGCAACCCAATTATGGTCCAAGCAATACCCAGAAGATGAATCATCCCCAACATGGCTCTGAGCGTAGACCAAACCAGGAACGGGTTCATGAGCCGCATAGCTAATAGGGTTCAATGGGGTTTGGGGATCAACCCCGGGAGGGTTAAggggaagagaagaagaagggttagggttagggttttgaGGGTAAGAGGGGTAATAGGTAGGAGGATATGATGATGAGGGTTGTGGGAAAGAAGGGAGAGGGGTTTCGGTTTGAAGAGATTCAGCCCAATTGCTGTATTCCATTGATCGCTAGCTATGTGGGTTTCAAGCTTTCAGTGGCatggagaagagaagagagaacaAGGTAACACACGGTGGTGGATGCTTCGTACTACATACACACTACATGATGATGGGAAGTTATTACATGATCCCCAAGCCTATTATTAGCTTACAAAATTTCCTCTAATGAAAGATTTGAGGCATTAAACTAAAATCATCGTGTTAATCAATTTACACGCCTGCTGattatttacttgtttttttttttggcacatTTATGCTTAATAGAAGacaaaagaaaatcatattagaaataatcgcatcaactattttttttaattctaaatgtaactaataataaaataacacacTTGTCTTATCTATATTTTATGCCTCCCATGCTTTTGTAGTgatttcctttatttatttatttatcttttatttaataatacttATTGGTGTGTTGCTGATGACTAATAGGGCTTAGGTGCTAACCTAATTGTGATCATGGATTCTATTGCAAGTTCTAACACtcattggttttaaaaaataaaccaaaaaatggaaaataataatatatagagctttttttttaagatatatagAGAACTTCATAATAATCACACTATAACttagttatattatttttatagagaataaattaataaaaaagttatgagaaacaaattaatattttttatattttataaagacaccaaacatattttatccataattttttctttaaaattttaaactaacaAAATCCTTtagttgaaaatatatatttttttcttacttttattgAATCATAGAATCGATTGTACCCAAAACAAATTACATGTGACCTGTGGTCCTATTAATTagggattttttatttatttaaactagTGCAAGAATATTGGAAATCCTATTCACTGTattcgaatttttttttgaagtttaaaTAGCAAAACCctcaaatagaaaatataaaaaaattatttagtttgatTGATTCATAGAATCAATTACATTTTAATGCGTACCAAACCAAATTACATGTCACCTGTGATCCTATTAATTAggaatttcaataaatatataaccaGTGCAAATATATTCAAAGAAAGCTGAGATGACTAAAAAATGGAGGTGTAAGTCAAATGGTTAGTATTTGGGTCCGatgttaaaatttcaattcatcAAAACTCAGGGAAAATAAATGCTTTGAGCCTAAAGGAGCtgcttcaaaatttcaaatgtcCTTTCTACAAAGGCATCTTCAAGACACTTTAATAGAGGAAATATGTAGCTTTGTCAAAGTAAAACTTGTATTTTAAGTTCAGAATTAAAGGTGTATTGATTATTTATTCAGTTTAcaattttaatcgattaaaatttatttaaaagtagAAACTTATTCTCTTGTTACTCCCTTCTTGCCACCCTCGTTTTCCTTTGAAGCATCAGGCTCAAATGTTACtctcaaaattacaaaactttcACCAATATGATATTAAGAGAAGAATCAGAAgattaatcaaacaaaacaagttTCCCTAGTACATTCATAAAAGATTGGAGTACAAAGTAACATAGAACATAAACCCTCCCATTTCCCACAATTTATACCCCATTTATGTCACCAACTATTATGAGAAAGTTAagcaggaaaagaaaaactcttacaaaaaataataaagaattaaaCTGACTGCCTCAACATTTGACTGGTATTGCAGTGTACTTGATCAATGATCTATTTTACGCCAAAGCAGGCATGTCTTTGAGCCATGGATCCAGTGGCTTACCAATTGAGTAAACTATGAAGCCAATCTCACGCAACTTATCAGCATCCACAATGTTTCTGCCATCAAAAACAAATGCTGGTTTTTGCATGTTGTCAAATATCCTCTGGTAGTCGAGAGTCTTGAACTCATCCCACTCGGTTAGAATGCAAAGGCCATGTGCATCCTTTGTTGCTTCATAGGCATCCCAAACAACACTGACCTTCTTCACAGTAGTAGGACTTGTGGGCTGCAAGTGGATAGGATGATCCCAATCAAACTTGTTCATTGATAGATCCCTCTGAATTTGGTCCTCAGTTACTTGTGGATCGTATATGCTCAGGTTGGCCTTATCACCAAGTAGCCCCTGGCATACATCAATGGCAGGGGTCTCCCTAGTGTCACCAGTGTCTTTCTTGAAGGCAAATCCCAGAATAGCAATCTTTTTGTTTGAGACTGTGTTGAACATTGATGCAACTACACGGTTCACAAAACGGCTCTTCTGATAATCATTGATCTTGATAACTTGTTTCCAGTACTCAGCCACCTCGGGAAGGCCATTGCACTCGCAGATGTAAACAAGGTTCAAGATATCCTTCTGGAAGCAGGATCCACCAAAACCAACACTGGCGTTGAGGAACTTGGGTCCAATCCTTGAGTCTGTTCCAACAGAATAGGACACCTGTTGAACATTTGCCCCGGTAGCCTCACAAAGTGCTGACATGGCATTGACAGATGAAATCCTTTGGGCCAAGAAGGCATTAGCTGCAAGCTTAGATAGTTCTGCCGACCAGAGATTTGTGGTTAGTATTCTTTCTTCGGGGACCCATTGAGCATAAACATCCTTCAATGCTTGAATAGCTTTTTGGCCCTCTGGGGTTTCCCTGCCTCCAATAAGAACACGGTCTGGGTTAAAGAGATCTTTGATTGCAGTTCCCTCAGCAAGGAATTCAGGGTTTGATAAAATCTGGAATCTGATTCCCTTGCTATTGTGGGTCAGAATCTTCTCTATTGCCTCAGCTGTTTTAACCGGGACTGTGGATTTCTCTACAACGATCTTGTCAGACTTCGAAACATCAGCAATCATGCGAGCTGCGCTCTCCCAATATGTCAAATCTGCTGCTTTACCAGCTCCAAGACCCTGAGTTTTGGTTGGGGTGTTGACAGAGACAAACACTATGTCAGCCTCAAAGACATGCTTTTCAACATCAGTGCTGAAGAAGAGGTTCTTGCCACGGCATTGCTTCACAACACCATCAAGGCCAGGTTCATAGATAGGAAGCTGGTCACTGTTCCAGGCTGCAATGCGGGATTTAGAGATATCAACAACAGCAACTTCAATGGATGGGCACTTAAGTGCAATGACTGCCATAGTAGGACCCCCCACATATCCAGCACCAATGCAGCAAATCTTCACCATTTTGCTTTTCTAAATAACCTATCCAAATCAGGGTTCAAATAGATTGGTAAGAATACAGCACAAGCTTGCAACATAAGCCACTTTGATGCCTTATATTGCTATCATTTTGCA
Encoded proteins:
- the LOC114397609 gene encoding zinc finger RNA-binding protein, with protein sequence MEYSNWAESLQTETPLPSFPQPSSSYPPTYYPSYPQNPNPNPSSSLPLNPPGVDPQTPLNPISYAAHEPVPGLVYAQSHVGDDSSSGYCLDHNWVAREAVRQFGTDPTLYAPGISLPPNGSEQLAMANPSSLWWTNTTTQPHVNGTPKKNQKKTKVVQPAFCEVCKIECTGKEVLDQHKLGKKHKKNVEKLRESLTPTQVQPSGSSKPLIGPQLPDDKGKSISGNKSKRKKVETAEDLEKKKMKVLMGGAAASAVKICAICNVVCNSETVYNYHLAGQKHAAMQKKASSHTQSNAG
- the LOC114395932 gene encoding UDP-glucose 6-dehydrogenase 1-like — translated: MVKICCIGAGYVGGPTMAVIALKCPSIEVAVVDISKSRIAAWNSDQLPIYEPGLDGVVKQCRGKNLFFSTDVEKHVFEADIVFVSVNTPTKTQGLGAGKAADLTYWESAARMIADVSKSDKIVVEKSTVPVKTAEAIEKILTHNSKGIRFQILSNPEFLAEGTAIKDLFNPDRVLIGGRETPEGQKAIQALKDVYAQWVPEERILTTNLWSAELSKLAANAFLAQRISSVNAMSALCEATGANVQQVSYSVGTDSRIGPKFLNASVGFGGSCFQKDILNLVYICECNGLPEVAEYWKQVIKINDYQKSRFVNRVVASMFNTVSNKKIAILGFAFKKDTGDTRETPAIDVCQGLLGDKANLSIYDPQVTEDQIQRDLSMNKFDWDHPIHLQPTSPTTVKKVSVVWDAYEATKDAHGLCILTEWDEFKTLDYQRIFDNMQKPAFVFDGRNIVDADKLREIGFIVYSIGKPLDPWLKDMPALA